The following proteins are co-located in the Acipenser ruthenus chromosome 35, fAciRut3.2 maternal haplotype, whole genome shotgun sequence genome:
- the LOC131705314 gene encoding zinc finger protein 418-like isoform X1, translating to MQVTELACVKDEEVPQQECVPIKEEFIEQECVPIAEELPHENHVCTLEENNKLGSNLCDDSLSECELGFRASKVDEGEHDSTLSPQCKNSSRGKPQCKKHRETTPQEEYVKTLRTHSVKIPSLQDSHPLTVESTETAHSVCFNNSETQGNLKTLPHSIEGGKSSCQLDAPETHKGNPTGGTTFSWADCGKSFNHISLLKRHQRIHTGEKPSHIQTSDKSFTQLGNLHSHQHIHIREKPYHCTECGKRLSNLGNLKIHQRIHTGEKPYHCAVCGKRFNQLGHLKRHHNIHIGV from the exons atgcaggttacagagctggcatgtgttaaagatgaagaggtccctcaacaggaatgtgttcctattaaagaggaattcatagagcaggaatgtgtccccatcgcagaggaacttccccatgaaaatcatgtctgtacacttgaggagaacaacaagctgggatccaacctgtgtgatgactctctatctgaatgtgaactgggatttagag cttctaaagtagatgaaggagaacacgactccactctatcaccccagtgcaaaaactcttctagaggcaaaccacagtgcaagaaacacagagaaacgacaccccaagaagagtatgtgaagacattgagaactcactcagttaaaATCCCTTCTTTACAGGACAGtcacccacttactgtggagagtacagagacggcacattctgtgtgttttaacaattctgaaacccagggcaacttgaagaccttgcctcattctattgaaggtgggaagagttcctgtcaattagacgctcctgaaactcacaagggaaatcccacaggagggactacgttttcctgggctgattgtgggaagagtttcaatcatatatcactgcttaaaagacaccagcgcattcacacaggagagaaaccttcccacatacagaccagtgataagagtttcacacagttaggaaatcttcattcacaccagcacattcacataagagagaaaccttatcactgtactgagtgtgggaagagattaagtaatttaggaaaccttaaaatccaccagcgcattcacacaggagagaaaccttatcactgtgctgtttgtgggaagagattcaaccAGTTAGgacaccttaaaagacaccataacaTTCACATAGGTGTGTAA